The proteins below are encoded in one region of Tautonia rosea:
- a CDS encoding MFS transporter, with amino-acid sequence MSVDDRMRPTNVRWGVFAMACGMSFLLYLHRYTWNIIGPELQDSYGFSNTQAGFLFSLFYYTYAAGQIPSGVIVDRFGPHRFLVASVIGWSISLAALGQTGWLWLLGAWRLLFGATQAGCYPALTKVTRQWFPIARRTVLQGWIATTFGRGGGALSPILLGTVLMGWWGLSWQSALLVMGGIGIGYAVIFAVFFRNSPEEHPKVNEAERELIESGPRVSKGTARVVLPPKRALKSRSMRFFVLQQFLDAGSDVVFVALIGTYFLRARGFDISQTGWLASLPLWGGAIGGIVGGWLNDRLIAQTGNRRWARSGVGFSGKLIGCVMLALVVGQSSGVAAAWVLMIAKFFSDWSQPTVWGTCTDLGGRFSATVFSIINTAGTLGGVIMPIIFGLVLDAFTTESIGPSGPTATTDWGPLFVLLATMYLGSGICWLLIDCTQSLDSEE; translated from the coding sequence ATGAGCGTTGACGATCGGATGCGTCCCACCAATGTTCGCTGGGGCGTGTTCGCCATGGCCTGCGGGATGTCGTTTCTGCTTTACCTGCATCGATATACCTGGAACATCATTGGTCCAGAGCTCCAGGATTCGTATGGCTTCTCGAATACCCAGGCGGGATTTCTCTTTTCCCTTTTTTATTACACCTACGCTGCTGGTCAGATTCCCAGTGGTGTGATCGTCGATCGGTTCGGACCGCATCGATTCCTCGTGGCAAGCGTGATTGGCTGGTCAATCTCGCTGGCGGCGTTGGGACAGACCGGATGGCTCTGGCTGCTGGGAGCCTGGCGTTTGTTGTTCGGGGCGACTCAGGCGGGATGCTACCCGGCTTTGACGAAAGTGACGCGTCAATGGTTTCCGATCGCCAGGCGAACGGTTCTGCAAGGGTGGATCGCCACCACGTTCGGGCGGGGAGGTGGTGCGCTGTCTCCCATCTTACTGGGAACGGTGTTGATGGGGTGGTGGGGCCTGTCGTGGCAATCGGCGCTACTGGTGATGGGGGGGATCGGGATTGGTTACGCAGTGATTTTCGCCGTGTTTTTTCGAAATTCTCCTGAGGAGCATCCCAAGGTCAACGAGGCGGAACGTGAGTTGATCGAGTCGGGTCCCCGAGTCAGCAAGGGGACCGCGCGGGTGGTTCTGCCACCGAAGCGGGCCTTAAAGAGTCGAAGTATGCGGTTTTTTGTGCTCCAGCAATTTCTCGATGCGGGATCGGACGTGGTGTTCGTGGCCTTGATCGGCACGTACTTTCTCCGCGCAAGAGGCTTCGACATCAGTCAGACGGGATGGCTGGCTAGTCTTCCGCTTTGGGGCGGAGCGATCGGGGGGATTGTTGGCGGATGGCTTAACGATCGGTTGATCGCTCAGACAGGAAATCGCCGATGGGCGCGGAGCGGGGTTGGCTTTTCGGGGAAGCTGATCGGGTGTGTGATGCTCGCCTTGGTCGTCGGCCAATCAAGCGGTGTGGCGGCGGCCTGGGTGTTGATGATCGCCAAGTTCTTTAGTGATTGGAGTCAGCCGACGGTCTGGGGAACCTGTACCGATCTCGGGGGACGATTCAGCGCAACGGTCTTCAGCATTATCAACACGGCCGGAACGTTGGGAGGCGTGATCATGCCAATTATCTTTGGGCTGGTCCTTGACGCGTTCACGACCGAGTCCATCGGGCCGTCTGGGCCCACGGCGACGACTGACTGGGGCCCCTTATTTGTTTTGCTGGCGACCATGTATCTCGGCAGCGGCATTTGCTGGCTCCTGATCGACTGTACCCAGTCGCTTGATTCCGAAGAGTGA
- a CDS encoding creatininase family protein, protein MFRSATEYRYNRLTWPEINEAIGQEKLIILPTGSTEQHGSHLPLDVDLFLCESVCLEVGRRAADRVLVMPPISYGLNLHHIDFPGTIHIEPDVFINFCLNITKSVAYHGFKKILIVNGHGSNAPLIDLIARKTVLETESLCFATTYFWFLMEAFEKIRESKVVAHADEFETSLYLHLAGDRVQMDKAVEDNDRMGKYVSSDSTMNYFVRFNDFWGRWTKTGVHGDPTKATAEKGKIIFEAAVEGLIGLVDELREWPIERRADMHTHPVQSQIRWT, encoded by the coding sequence ATGTTTCGATCAGCAACTGAATATCGCTACAATCGATTGACCTGGCCGGAGATCAACGAGGCGATCGGGCAGGAAAAGCTGATCATACTGCCCACCGGATCGACCGAACAGCACGGCAGTCATTTACCTCTGGATGTGGACCTTTTTCTGTGTGAGTCGGTTTGCCTGGAAGTCGGGAGACGGGCAGCAGACCGGGTGCTGGTCATGCCACCGATTTCGTATGGATTGAACCTGCACCACATCGATTTTCCAGGAACGATTCATATTGAACCAGACGTTTTTATTAATTTCTGCTTGAACATTACGAAGAGCGTAGCATACCACGGGTTCAAGAAAATTTTGATTGTGAATGGGCATGGATCGAACGCGCCGTTGATCGACCTGATCGCCCGAAAAACGGTGCTGGAGACGGAGTCGCTTTGCTTTGCCACGACATACTTCTGGTTCTTGATGGAAGCGTTCGAGAAGATCCGCGAGTCGAAGGTGGTGGCACATGCGGATGAGTTTGAAACCTCTCTGTACCTACATTTGGCGGGTGATCGGGTGCAAATGGACAAGGCGGTCGAGGATAATGACCGGATGGGCAAGTACGTGAGTAGTGATAGCACGATGAATTATTTCGTGCGATTCAACGACTTCTGGGGCCGGTGGACAAAGACCGGAGTTCACGGCGACCCGACCAAGGCAACCGCAGAGAAAGGAAAAATCATCTTCGAAGCTGCCGTCGAAGGTCTGATTGGTCTGGTGGACGAGTTACGTGAATGGCCGATCGAGCGGCGGGCGGACATGCATACACATCCGGTACAATCTCAGATTCGCTGGACCTGA